The stretch of DNA TATATGAGTGGGTGTAGATTGATGACCATTATCGGTAACAATTTCGTTTAACCAAACTTCAAAAGCTTTAAAGAATTCATGTTCATCTTCCAAAAAAACCTGAATTAAATGTTCATGAAAACTATAATTTTGAGATTTTAAACGATTAATATCTTTTGCATCTTTAGATGCATATACACCTACTGCAGTAGATTGATCAATCGATTTGTACCAGTCATCAGTTAATTTTTCGGCTTTTGTTATTAAGTATTTATAAAGATCCATATTCCTGTGCATGCTGAGGGCACTCCTTCACATTTTAGAATCCTTTCTGTGACGATATGTAGAAAGGAGATGATTTCGGTTGGTCTTGGATTTACTTTCTTCTCAAACCTCAATTCGTACATATAAAAACAAGAAATTGTCAAAAGAAGAAGTTTTGAACTTATTTCAGTTGCTCAACATGCAGCGAGTTCTCATTTTGTACAAGCTTATAGTGTTATTTGGATAACGGACGAAGTTATCAAGAACAAATTGGGGCAATTATCAAAAAAACCGACACAAATGAAAACAGCTGGAGCTATTTGTTTGTTTTGTTGATTTTAAGAGACTTCAAATTGCTGGTGTAATTAATGATACTACTATTGTAGCGGATACAACAGAAAATGTAATCGTCAGAACAACGAATGTTGCAATTTTCTCACAAATTTTCGCTATAACGGCTGAATCAAAAGAGGACCAACTGTACCCAATCAATGGCTAAGTTTTTAGGGGAAGCCCGTCTGTAACATATGAAAGATTTCCTGAAAAAACAAGGTTTTACTTGGAAATAATTTGATTGAATTCATAGTGATTAAAACGAAATCTGTGAAACATCTATGCTCTTGTTTCTGCATCGCTTCGCTAGATTCGAAACATGAAAGGACGTTGCATCGCTTCGTTAGCTTCGTCGCAAAGATTATGACCAAAGTAAGTTTGCCCATATTCTTTGGCATTACCAAAATTATGTTCTTTTTTTCAACAAAAATACGAACATATATTCTGTTTATGTTATAATAAAAGAAACAATTGTAGATGACAGGTAGCGGATGATCACTTCCAGGGAATGGAGGTGATGCCTATGACAAGTTTTGAATCGATGAGTTTGCTTATGCAGCTTGCAACTGTAATGATCGGGGGCTTTTCAATCGTTGTATCATTAGTCATTTTTTTCGCTAAAAAGAAATAGCCGTCCCCACTGATTAGGCGAGACGGCTTTTTCTGAATTAATCTGGATCAACCGCTATTTTGTACATTAGCGATTGTTGACTAGGTGCTGACACACCTAGTCTTTCTAATTTAAGTATACACTATTTTTTGCACTTCTCAAAGGTTTCTTATGTCTAATCTACTACTTGTTTTTGAGAAGCGACTGCTCTTGTTCAATTGTCGGCCCCGCCTTTAACTCTCGATTTATTGCCCATTGTCTTGTATCCTGTGCAGTCGTGGCTAAAGGTCTAATGGTCAGCCCGTTGTCGATTGCTCGTTGATTTTCAACAATGATAAAACCTTCGGGATAGTCTTGTGAAATGGATACCCAAAAAGGATATCTTCGGGAACCCAAGTCCGTTGATTCCAAAACGGCGTCAGGAATCCATTGTTTTTCAATTGTAGCTGTCGTTATACTGTCAATGAATTTTTCCATTGACAGTGGATTTGAAGCTGCATTAAATGTACCAGTTGTCCCATTTTCAATCATTTGCACAATCCAACTAGCCATATCCCTTACATCAATCCATTGGACCATGCGATGAGGTTCATTCCCACCGGGTAAAGCAACTTTCCCGTTTTCCATTAACCTTTTCGCATAGTACGTGAATCGGTCTGTAGGATCATGCGGACCTACAACGATACATGGACGAATAATCAATGCACGGTCCTTAAAGGTTTCGTTGATTAATTTTTCGCACATAACTTTTAATGGTCCATAAGTTTCACCAGTCACTTCATCTGACTCGATTTTTTGTGCAAAAGTAGAACTTGACTCATTAGGTCTGCCTTTTTTGTAATCGTCATAAACCGAAATGGTCGAAATGAACATATAACGATTTGTTTTATTTTTCAATACGCTTATCACTGGATGCAGGTCTTGAGGAGAATAAGCACATGTATCTAAGACTGCATCCCACTCTTTTTCACGTAACTTCTCCGCATCTTTCCGCCGATCTCCTTGAATATGCCTTAACTGTTTGAACACTTCAGGATTCGTTTTTCCCCGGTTAAATAATACCACTTCATGTCCGTTTTTGACTGCCGCTTCCACTAAGTGACGTCCTACAAAAGATGTTCCACCAAGCACTAAAATTTTCATTTTCCCATCTCCTCTACTTCTTACAATTTCTTCGCATATTAAAAAAAACCTTTAAAAATTTCAGTTAAAGCATTGCTTCTTGTTTTTAAAGCATACTAAATACGACATAGGACGTTTTAGTTAGATATAAAAATGGATATAGGGTATGGAGTAGCAAACCGTGTGGGAAAATACTCGCATTTTGTCGAACTGTGCTATAGATTCAATGCGTGCAATGTTAAACTTACCTAATCTTATTGAAGATAAAGGAGCATTTCATGGATATTCAATGGACTCAACTTCCTCAAATAAAAGCGCTCCACGTATATGGACCGTCTATGCAGCTAACGGTTGGGATTGTGTACGATTCAAGAGATGTACAAAATCAGTATGCCTTTTTTTGCATTATAGGAGAAGAAACCGACGGTCACTTATACATAGATGAAGCAATTCAAAACGGCGCTACCACTATCGTAGGTTCAGACAAAAGTACCCTCGAATCTTATGCTTCTTCCCATCCCCTATTATCTTTTGTATTAGTGCATGATTCACAGGAAGCCTTGGCTTTTATAGCGATTGAATTTAATCATTATGTCTCAGATAAATTATTCAAAGTCGGTGTTACCGGTACGAATGGAAAAACAACAGTTGCTACATATGTAAGAAACTTATTAAATTTACTCGGTTTGCCTTGTGGGATGCTCGGTACGAATGGCATTTTCACTTCAGATGAACAACTTCATATCAAGAAAAGCACGCCTACCACCCCGATGTCGTCGGATGTACAAGCTATTTTCACTGAGCTTGTGAACCATGGGGACAAAGCGGCATCCATGGAAGTGTCTTCGATTGCATTAGATCAGCATCGTGTAAGTGGATTTGAATTTGATGTAGCAATTCATACAAATATTTCAGAAGAGCACATGGAATATCATAAGACGTTCGAACATTATAAGATGTGCAAGCTTCGATTGTTTACACAGGCGAAAGCAAGTGTTATTAATTTGGACGATGACGGGATGAGTCAAGACATTATTCAAGCCGTACAAGGATCTATACTGACATATTCCAGTAATGTGGAATCCAATGCAGATTTAGTATGGACAAACATACAGCATCATCTTGATGGAATGTCTTTCGATTTAATTTACGAAGACCAGACTTATCGTATTAATGTCCCCATCTACGGGGAATATAATGTAGGTAATTTAGTTTCCGCGATTGGTGCTGCTTTATTTGCGAATGTCTCCCTACAGGAAATATTGCAAGTCCTCCCCAAGATGCAACAAGTAGATGGCCGCTTCCAAGTTATTCACGGTCCTGAAAATAGAACAATCGTTTTGGATTATGCACATACACCTGTTGCATTAGAAGCGATTATGCGGGCTGTAAAAAAATTGCCTCATAACCGATTAATCACTTTAATTACTGGAATAGGCATTAGAGATTTCTCTAAGATGCCCAAAATGGCAAAAACAGCAGAAGGAAAAGCAGATGCGTTGATTGTCACAGTTGATCATCCTGGCTATAATGATCCTTGGAATGTTGTTGACGCTGTCCTGAAGGGTTTTACCGAACCATATTTACAAGAAGTTTTGACCGCTTCTTCAAGACATGAGGGCGTTATGAAAGCGTTGGAAGCAAGTGAACCTGGTGATATTGTTTTACTGACGAGTGGATGTATAAACGGCTCCCAAATTGTAAAAGGGGAATATATTCCTCATTCGGATGAAGAAATTATTCACAATTATTTTTACAATACAAAATTGAGCGTATAAAACTTGTTGGCCTCGCGCCAACAGGTTTTTTGTTTCTTAAATGAAACTAAAAAAGAACTGCCAATAAGCCGGCAGTTCTTTTTGGTTTAGTTATTCTTCTCTTTTCGTTTAATCGCTGCATCAATATATGCCTTAAAGACTCGTTTAGACGGTTCATCTCCAGCTATTGCAAATTCCTCTGGATGCCATTGAAAAGCAAAAACGAAGGAATGCTCCGTACTTTCCACGCCTTCAATGATGCCATCTTTAGCTCGTGCTACTACTTTTAACGGTCCACCTACTTCATGACAGGCTTGATGGTGGAAAGAATTCACTCTGAACTCTTCTTCTTTAAGCATTTCAAACATTCGACTATCTTTGTCTACTTTTACTGGATGAGAACGATGAGTACGCTCTGCTTGTTGTTTATGTTGCATTACTGCTTCTTCTCTTTGAGAGTGAATACTTTGGTAGAGAGAACCTCCTGTTGCAACGTTTAACATGTGTAAACCGCGGCATACACCGATATATGGTTTATCAAGCTCCAACATTTTTTGCACTAAAGCATGCTCCATCGCGTCCAAACGTGGAGCGATTTTCCCTAAATGCACATGAGGATCTTGGTCATAATAAGAAGGATCTATATCTTCCCCTCCTGTTACAAACAGTGCATCAATTTGTTCACAAAGTGCATCGATATCTTCTCCCGGAATAAGAGGAATCACTAAAGGAATTCCACCTGCCTGTGTCACAGCATCTGGATAGATGCTGGGCATGAAATATCCTCCTCCCTCTGTAATTTCTGCGGTAATTCCAACAATTGGTTTCATGTATATTCTCCGTTCTATTAATAAAAGTTCTTATTCCTTTATCTACCCTCTTAGATTCAGGAAAAACGTAACTAAATATTCCAAATGTCATCATTTATGTGTTGAATGAGGAAGTTAAATCCATCGCCAATGGAAAAACTTTCAATAAATAGTTCGAGGGAGACACTAACGGTCCCAATACTGGAAATAGGAAATGGCATTCTTACAGATAGCTTTTCGCATAAGGAAGGATGCGCAGAAATTTTGATTGAAAAAGCAGGAGTATACGAAATCCACTTTCAAATTTCGGGTCTTCATCGAAATAAATTCTCCATTATCATAAATAATAATCCGATTCCGCATACTACCTTCATCTCTCCTGAAGGATATCCCCCTCCTTAATACTGGTTTAGTCATTCTTACTTTAGAATCTAATAGTAAATTGACAATATGAAATCAAACATCATCTTCTACTTATGTAGACTTACAGACTGATATCGAAAGTGATGAGATCATCTTAAACGCAGCAATCACTATTAAGAAACTTGTATGAATCAAACGTTGTCATAAAGGCAACGTTTTTTCACGTTTGAATCAGCCTGTGAAGGGAATAATTTTTATATATCATAATTTTTGAGGAGGCGTATCATGGCAAAAGATAAATACGAAAAAATTCACGAAGAAATTAAAGGTCAAACCCAAGATCACCAACCTGGAATTGAATCAAAAATGAATCCCGAACCGATTTACGACGATATAGATTATAAAGGATCTGGCAAACTGACTGGAAAAGTGGCACTCATTACAGGTGGAGATAGTGGTATCGGTCGTGCGATTGCCGTGGCTTATGCCAAAGAAGGTGCGAATATTGCTATCGCCTATTTAGACGAGCATGATGATGCTGAAAAAACGGTGAAGCTGGTTGAAGGATATGGCGGTAGAGGGATGAAAATTGCAACTGATTTGAGTGATGATGAAAATTGCCATGACGCCATTGACCAGGTGATTGCAGAATTTGGTCAGCTAAATATATTGGTGAATAATGCTGGTAAGCAATTTCCTACAGGGGACTTCTTGAAAATCACTCCGGACCAATTGCAAGAAACATTTTCAACAAATATCTTCTCGATGTTTTACTTATCTCAGGCAGCACTTCCCCATTTATCAAAAGGGGACACCATTATCAACACGTCTTCAGTTACTGCTTACAGAGGATCGCCACATTTAATCGATTACTCGTCCACAAAAGGTGCCATCACTACATTCACCCGCTCCCTGGCACTGAACTTGATCGATAAAGGTATTCGAGTGAATGCAGTAGCGCCAGGACCGATTTGGACCCCTTTGATTCCTGCAACATTTTGCAAAGAAGAAGTAGCTAAGGCGGGAGACGACACACCAATGGCAAGACGTGGACAACCTGCAGAGAATGCTCCGGCTTACGTTTTCTTAGCATCTTCTGACTCAAGCTACATGATCGGACAAACGATACATGTAAATGGTGGAGACTTCGTTACTTCGTAGAAAATCATAAAATAAGAAAAAGCACATCATCAAAGATGTGCTTTTTCTTATGGTTATTTGTTTAACGTTCGCAAGCAATCAGATCGTTGTCACGATCACTCTTAGTATTTAAATCATACAATTTCTGATTAACGAAAGGTTTGTACTTAGTTGCCCCACCTTTATTTTTCACT from Paenisporosarcina sp. FSL H8-0542 encodes:
- a CDS encoding SDR family oxidoreductase, whose amino-acid sequence is MAKDKYEKIHEEIKGQTQDHQPGIESKMNPEPIYDDIDYKGSGKLTGKVALITGGDSGIGRAIAVAYAKEGANIAIAYLDEHDDAEKTVKLVEGYGGRGMKIATDLSDDENCHDAIDQVIAEFGQLNILVNNAGKQFPTGDFLKITPDQLQETFSTNIFSMFYLSQAALPHLSKGDTIINTSSVTAYRGSPHLIDYSSTKGAITTFTRSLALNLIDKGIRVNAVAPGPIWTPLIPATFCKEEVAKAGDDTPMARRGQPAENAPAYVFLASSDSSYMIGQTIHVNGGDFVTS
- a CDS encoding gamma-glutamyl-gamma-aminobutyrate hydrolase family protein, with amino-acid sequence MKPIVGITAEITEGGGYFMPSIYPDAVTQAGGIPLVIPLIPGEDIDALCEQIDALFVTGGEDIDPSYYDQDPHVHLGKIAPRLDAMEHALVQKMLELDKPYIGVCRGLHMLNVATGGSLYQSIHSQREEAVMQHKQQAERTHRSHPVKVDKDSRMFEMLKEEEFRVNSFHHQACHEVGGPLKVVARAKDGIIEGVESTEHSFVFAFQWHPEEFAIAGDEPSKRVFKAYIDAAIKRKEKNN
- a CDS encoding NAD-dependent epimerase/dehydratase family protein — encoded protein: MKILVLGGTSFVGRHLVEAAVKNGHEVVLFNRGKTNPEVFKQLRHIQGDRRKDAEKLREKEWDAVLDTCAYSPQDLHPVISVLKNKTNRYMFISTISVYDDYKKGRPNESSSTFAQKIESDEVTGETYGPLKVMCEKLINETFKDRALIIRPCIVVGPHDPTDRFTYYAKRLMENGKVALPGGNEPHRMVQWIDVRDMASWIVQMIENGTTGTFNAASNPLSMEKFIDSITTATIEKQWIPDAVLESTDLGSRRYPFWVSISQDYPEGFIIVENQRAIDNGLTIRPLATTAQDTRQWAINRELKAGPTIEQEQSLLKNK
- a CDS encoding UDP-N-acetylmuramoyl-L-alanyl-D-glutamate--2,6-diaminopimelate ligase codes for the protein MDIQWTQLPQIKALHVYGPSMQLTVGIVYDSRDVQNQYAFFCIIGEETDGHLYIDEAIQNGATTIVGSDKSTLESYASSHPLLSFVLVHDSQEALAFIAIEFNHYVSDKLFKVGVTGTNGKTTVATYVRNLLNLLGLPCGMLGTNGIFTSDEQLHIKKSTPTTPMSSDVQAIFTELVNHGDKAASMEVSSIALDQHRVSGFEFDVAIHTNISEEHMEYHKTFEHYKMCKLRLFTQAKASVINLDDDGMSQDIIQAVQGSILTYSSNVESNADLVWTNIQHHLDGMSFDLIYEDQTYRINVPIYGEYNVGNLVSAIGAALFANVSLQEILQVLPKMQQVDGRFQVIHGPENRTIVLDYAHTPVALEAIMRAVKKLPHNRLITLITGIGIRDFSKMPKMAKTAEGKADALIVTVDHPGYNDPWNVVDAVLKGFTEPYLQEVLTASSRHEGVMKALEASEPGDIVLLTSGCINGSQIVKGEYIPHSDEEIIHNYFYNTKLSV